One genomic window of Blastopirellula retiformator includes the following:
- a CDS encoding FAD-binding and (Fe-S)-binding domain-containing protein, giving the protein MKKLFQPDPLVLRPVDHQPTEDRAPDEIADGSPAWLRDDLVEMLGADQVLSRPIDLVKYASDASPYRLFPKIIVLPKHVEEVRQIFAYAKRKNLPVTIRASGSSLSGQAQGDGILIEARRHWAGWTIEEEGKRLRVRPGTVLFRANLALAPYGYRLGPDPASGSVCTIGGVVANNSSGMCCGTAQNSYQTIESLTFMLPSGDLIDTASPTAVEDFAAAAPELCAGLLEIKQEIEADAPLVERIRRKFSIKNTTGYHMEAFLDADTPLEIFRRLLIGSEGTLAFLAEAVFKTVPDDKHRLTAFLIFPDMYAAAAAVAPFVEAGAAAVELTDRASLRSVEGKPGVPDRWRQLGESATGLLVEFREGSAERRDAALSAANAVLEKLSLVEPAEFTTDRKLAAQFWGVRNGLLPSVGGSRPPGTSLILEDVCFPKDRLADGAIDLQQLMAKHNYEGFVFGHASAGNLHFLITPAMNTKADVDHYDAFMADVVALVVDKYDGSLKAEHGTGRNVAPFVVREWGPKLTQLMWKLKRLTDPDGILSPGVLLSEDLMSHLQNLHTTPIVEDEVDRCVECGYCEPVCPSRNLSTTPRQRIILRREMMRQPADSPVTLALLRDYEYEAIETCAGDGVCAIACPVNINTGHLMKEFRRQEHTATQEYAAKKAAQNWSTVESVTRTALRANQWSSGTLGEWPAKAFTGAARAVVSEDVAPAWLPNLPAAANTKLPKTDPENATAVYFMACVNRVFGDYPDAKPSLSLADALVAVSARAGMPVFIPTDVWGNCCSTVWHSKGFEQGNAYMANKIVESLWRWSDAGRLPIVCDASSCTLGIASEITEYLTPENRERHAQLSLLDSIDWAHGYLLPRLSVTRPVDSVALHPTCATQHLGLAEKLKTLCASLSKETVTPIHATCCGFAGDRGLLHPELTKAATAEQAAELEGREFDRYLSSNRTCEIGLNQATGSDYRSVIFLLEELTRP; this is encoded by the coding sequence ATGAAAAAGCTGTTCCAGCCAGACCCGCTTGTGCTTCGTCCCGTCGACCATCAACCGACCGAGGACCGGGCGCCGGACGAAATCGCCGACGGTTCACCGGCGTGGCTGCGCGATGATCTGGTCGAAATGCTGGGCGCCGATCAAGTCTTGTCGCGGCCGATCGACTTGGTGAAGTACGCCAGCGATGCGAGTCCCTACCGGCTGTTTCCCAAGATCATCGTCTTGCCGAAGCATGTCGAAGAGGTGCGGCAGATCTTCGCCTACGCCAAGCGGAAGAACCTGCCGGTGACGATTCGCGCCTCTGGCTCCAGTCTTAGCGGCCAGGCCCAAGGGGACGGCATCTTGATCGAAGCCCGGCGACATTGGGCTGGGTGGACGATCGAAGAGGAAGGAAAGCGGCTGCGGGTTCGGCCCGGCACGGTGCTGTTCCGCGCGAATCTCGCCTTGGCGCCGTATGGCTATCGGCTGGGACCTGACCCGGCGAGCGGCAGCGTCTGCACGATTGGCGGCGTCGTGGCGAACAACTCCAGCGGCATGTGCTGCGGCACCGCACAGAACTCGTATCAAACGATTGAGTCGCTCACCTTTATGCTGCCGAGTGGCGATCTAATCGATACCGCGTCGCCAACGGCAGTCGAGGACTTTGCCGCTGCAGCCCCAGAGCTGTGCGCGGGGCTGCTAGAGATCAAACAAGAGATTGAAGCGGACGCCCCGCTGGTCGAGCGAATCCGCCGCAAGTTCAGCATCAAGAACACGACTGGCTATCACATGGAGGCGTTTCTCGACGCCGATACTCCGCTCGAGATCTTTCGGCGGCTGTTGATTGGGTCCGAAGGGACGCTTGCCTTTCTGGCCGAGGCGGTCTTCAAGACCGTGCCAGACGACAAACATCGCCTGACGGCGTTTTTGATCTTTCCCGATATGTATGCGGCGGCGGCCGCGGTGGCTCCATTTGTCGAAGCGGGCGCAGCTGCGGTTGAACTGACCGACCGGGCGTCGCTGCGATCGGTGGAAGGGAAACCTGGAGTGCCCGATCGCTGGCGACAACTTGGCGAGTCGGCGACCGGGCTGTTGGTCGAGTTTCGCGAGGGTTCGGCCGAGCGGCGCGACGCCGCTTTGTCGGCCGCCAATGCGGTGCTGGAAAAGCTGAGCCTGGTCGAGCCGGCCGAGTTCACCACCGATCGCAAGTTGGCGGCCCAATTCTGGGGCGTCCGCAATGGCTTGTTGCCGTCGGTCGGCGGTTCGCGGCCGCCGGGGACTTCGCTCATTTTGGAGGACGTTTGTTTTCCGAAAGATCGTTTGGCCGACGGGGCGATCGATTTGCAGCAGCTGATGGCCAAGCACAACTACGAAGGTTTCGTGTTTGGGCACGCGTCGGCCGGCAATCTGCACTTCCTGATCACGCCGGCGATGAACACCAAGGCCGACGTCGATCATTATGATGCGTTTATGGCGGACGTCGTGGCGCTGGTGGTCGATAAATATGACGGCTCGCTGAAAGCGGAGCATGGAACCGGACGCAACGTGGCGCCGTTCGTCGTGCGTGAATGGGGACCGAAGTTGACGCAACTGATGTGGAAGCTGAAGCGGTTGACCGATCCGGATGGGATTCTCTCGCCGGGGGTGCTGTTGTCGGAAGATCTGATGTCGCACCTGCAGAATCTGCACACGACGCCGATTGTGGAGGACGAAGTCGATCGCTGTGTCGAATGCGGTTACTGCGAACCGGTTTGTCCCAGCCGCAATCTTTCGACCACGCCGCGGCAACGGATCATTTTGCGGCGCGAGATGATGCGGCAACCGGCCGATTCGCCGGTGACGCTGGCGCTGCTGCGGGACTACGAATACGAGGCGATCGAGACCTGCGCCGGCGACGGCGTTTGTGCGATTGCCTGTCCGGTGAACATCAACACCGGGCATTTGATGAAAGAGTTTCGCCGACAAGAGCATACGGCGACGCAGGAATATGCCGCCAAGAAGGCGGCTCAAAACTGGTCGACGGTCGAAAGTGTGACGCGAACGGCGCTCCGCGCCAACCAATGGTCGAGCGGCACTTTAGGCGAATGGCCCGCCAAAGCGTTTACCGGCGCCGCGCGAGCCGTGGTGAGTGAAGACGTCGCCCCAGCGTGGCTGCCGAATCTGCCGGCCGCCGCGAATACGAAGTTGCCCAAGACCGATCCCGAGAATGCGACCGCCGTCTACTTCATGGCGTGCGTTAATCGCGTCTTTGGCGACTATCCCGACGCCAAGCCGTCGCTGAGCCTGGCCGACGCGCTGGTTGCGGTCTCGGCGCGAGCCGGGATGCCGGTCTTCATTCCTACGGACGTGTGGGGAAATTGTTGTTCGACCGTTTGGCACTCGAAGGGCTTCGAGCAGGGGAACGCCTACATGGCCAACAAGATCGTCGAGAGCCTCTGGCGATGGAGCGACGCCGGGCGATTGCCGATCGTTTGCGACGCGTCCTCTTGCACGTTGGGGATCGCCAGCGAGATTACGGAGTACCTGACGCCTGAGAATCGCGAGCGTCACGCGCAACTGTCATTGCTCGATTCGATCGACTGGGCGCATGGCTATTTGTTGCCGCGGCTCAGCGTTACGCGGCCTGTCGATTCGGTCGCGCTGCATCCAACCTGCGCGACGCAGCATTTGGGATTGGCGGAGAAACTGAAGACGCTGTGCGCCTCGCTGTCGAAAGAGACGGTCACGCCGATCCATGCGACCTGCTGCGGTTTCGCTGGCGATCGCGGTTTGCTTCACCCCGAACTGACCAAAGCCGCCACTGCAGAACAGGCGGCCGAGCTAGAAGGGCGCGAGTTTGATCGCTATTTATCGAGCAATCGAACGTGTGAGATTGGCCTGAATCAAGCGACCGGCTCCGACTATCGCTCGGTGATCTTCCTGCTGGAAGAGCTAACGCGGCCTTGA
- a CDS encoding diacylglycerol/lipid kinase family protein: MRRYVVIWNRNARQGAAAAEAKAELTALAGANFHETESFEQACCILDDVRDEDLVIVAGGDGGINGIVNRVQSCCQSRPTLAIVSLGAGNDFVRSLGIHPDPLSTIAAIRLGRTVGGGAEVAPRARITRSNRSPR; encoded by the coding sequence ATGCGCCGTTATGTCGTAATCTGGAATCGCAATGCCCGCCAAGGCGCCGCAGCCGCTGAAGCGAAAGCGGAACTAACCGCCTTGGCCGGTGCCAACTTTCACGAAACGGAGTCATTCGAGCAGGCTTGCTGCATTCTTGACGACGTCCGAGATGAAGACCTGGTAATCGTCGCCGGTGGTGACGGCGGCATCAACGGGATCGTCAATCGCGTCCAATCGTGCTGCCAGTCGCGACCGACGCTGGCCATCGTTTCGCTTGGCGCCGGCAACGATTTCGTTCGCTCTCTCGGCATCCACCCCGACCCACTCTCGACGATCGCCGCTATTCGGTTAGGACGCACCGTTGGCGGCGGGGCGGAAGTCGCTCCGCGTGCGAGAATCACTCGAAGTAACCGGTCTCCAAGGTAA
- a CDS encoding RsmD family RNA methyltransferase: protein MPSRPGKPKSKSAAGGKELRLDAPIRIIGGELKNKKLLYSGEEVTRPMKERVRASVFNLVGPSIKEKHAIDLFAGTGALGIEALSRGAVSATFIERHIPTSKLIRQNLDNLGLGERSRLFAANTFFWAKRLPEFDEPPWVVFCSPPYELFISQADEMLALIQTLLAAAPPESIFVVESDQRFDFASLPYAEAWDVRTYAPAVVGILRDWSEAAS from the coding sequence ATGCCAAGCCGCCCTGGGAAACCGAAGTCGAAGTCCGCTGCCGGCGGAAAAGAGCTCCGTTTGGATGCGCCGATCCGCATCATCGGCGGCGAGCTAAAGAATAAGAAACTCCTCTACTCCGGCGAAGAAGTGACCCGCCCCATGAAAGAGCGGGTCCGGGCCTCGGTCTTCAACCTGGTCGGCCCGTCGATCAAGGAAAAGCACGCGATTGACCTGTTCGCCGGCACCGGCGCGCTGGGGATCGAGGCGCTCAGCCGCGGCGCCGTCAGCGCGACCTTCATCGAACGCCACATCCCGACGTCGAAACTTATTCGCCAAAACCTGGACAATCTTGGTCTGGGCGAACGGTCGCGGCTATTCGCCGCCAACACCTTCTTCTGGGCAAAGCGATTGCCCGAATTTGATGAGCCCCCTTGGGTCGTCTTCTGCAGTCCTCCCTACGAGCTGTTCATCAGCCAGGCCGACGAAATGCTGGCGCTGATTCAGACGCTGCTAGCGGCAGCTCCGCCCGAGAGCATCTTCGTAGTCGAGTCCGATCAGCGTTTCGACTTTGCTAGCCTGCCCTACGCCGAAGCGTGGGATGTCCGCACGTACGCCCCGGCGGTCGTCGGAATCTTGCGCGATTGGAGCGAGGCTGCCAGCTAG
- a CDS encoding ammonium transporter: protein MLSSLSLNPKLWCTLCALAVAMMVAAPLRAQDENAAEAPAVEAAVEGEMEAEAEVAAEEEEETPPTVESLAVEMAAFKNNVNTLWTCLAAFLVFFMQAGFALVECGFTRAKNACNIIMKNLMDFSIGSLAFWLVGFGLMFGTSAAGGLIGVDGFAYDGGEDQFNWAFLIFQTVFAATAATIVSGAMAERTKFVSYLAYSVLITLIVYPIFGKWAWGILTGDPAAGWLNTFYIGDPSNKIAFYDFAGSTVVHSVGGWAALAGAIVIGPRIGKYTADGKIKPIPGHNIPLAALGVFILWLGWFGFNPGSTTSVNSNFAFICVTTNLSAAAGAIGALITSWIMFKKPDTSFALNGALAGLVGITAGCDTIAPGWAAAVGLIAGIIVVFSCVMIDNLKIDDPVGAVSVHGVCGAWGTLAVGLVGIEKGILLGFGHEQLLAQLLGIAVGFVWAFFTSLIIFLLIKFTIGLRVPAEEEIKGLDITEHGMYAYPPHLVSESLGGTPGGSAAASTATSGAAAQGA, encoded by the coding sequence ATGTTGAGCTCCCTCTCCCTTAACCCAAAACTATGGTGCACTTTGTGTGCACTGGCGGTAGCGATGATGGTCGCCGCACCGCTGCGAGCGCAAGACGAAAATGCGGCGGAAGCGCCGGCTGTTGAAGCCGCCGTCGAAGGCGAAATGGAGGCGGAAGCCGAAGTCGCCGCCGAAGAAGAGGAGGAAACTCCTCCGACCGTCGAATCGTTGGCCGTGGAAATGGCCGCTTTCAAGAACAACGTCAACACGCTCTGGACTTGCTTGGCTGCGTTCCTCGTGTTCTTCATGCAGGCCGGTTTCGCCCTGGTGGAATGCGGTTTCACGCGTGCCAAGAACGCTTGTAACATCATCATGAAGAACCTGATGGACTTCTCCATCGGTTCACTCGCCTTCTGGCTTGTCGGTTTCGGCTTGATGTTTGGCACCTCGGCCGCAGGCGGCTTGATCGGCGTTGACGGCTTCGCCTATGACGGGGGCGAAGATCAATTCAACTGGGCGTTCCTGATCTTCCAAACGGTATTCGCTGCGACCGCCGCGACGATCGTTTCGGGCGCCATGGCGGAACGCACCAAGTTCGTTTCGTACTTGGCTTATTCCGTTCTAATCACCCTGATCGTTTACCCGATCTTCGGCAAATGGGCCTGGGGCATTCTGACCGGCGACCCCGCTGCTGGATGGTTGAACACCTTCTATATCGGCGACCCCTCTAATAAGATCGCCTTCTACGACTTTGCTGGTTCGACTGTCGTTCACTCGGTTGGCGGTTGGGCCGCATTGGCGGGCGCCATCGTCATCGGTCCCCGTATCGGCAAATACACCGCCGACGGCAAGATCAAGCCGATCCCGGGTCACAACATTCCGTTGGCCGCCCTCGGCGTGTTCATTCTCTGGTTGGGATGGTTCGGTTTTAACCCGGGTAGCACGACCTCGGTGAACTCGAACTTCGCTTTCATCTGTGTGACGACCAACCTTTCGGCCGCCGCTGGCGCCATTGGTGCTCTGATCACCTCGTGGATTATGTTCAAGAAGCCCGATACCTCGTTCGCCTTGAACGGCGCCTTGGCCGGTCTGGTCGGAATCACGGCCGGTTGCGATACCATCGCACCAGGCTGGGCCGCCGCAGTTGGCCTGATCGCCGGTATCATCGTGGTCTTCTCCTGCGTCATGATTGACAACCTGAAAATCGACGATCCGGTCGGCGCCGTTTCGGTCCATGGCGTCTGCGGCGCATGGGGCACCCTGGCGGTCGGCCTCGTCGGTATCGAAAAGGGCATCCTGCTCGGCTTCGGCCATGAGCAGCTGCTGGCTCAGCTGCTCGGTATCGCAGTTGGTTTCGTTTGGGCCTTCTTCACCAGCTTGATCATCTTCCTGCTGATCAAGTTCACCATCGGACTTCGCGTCCCGGCGGAAGAAGAAATCAAGGGTCTGGACATTACCGAACACGGTATGTACGCCTACCCGCCGCACCTGGTCTCGGAGTCGTTGGGCGGCACGCCGGGTGGAAGTGCGGCCGCTTCGACCGCGACCTCGGGAGCCGCTGCCCAAGGCGCCTAG
- a CDS encoding TadE/TadG family type IV pilus assembly protein, producing the protein MSIATTQRQPFARRSRRGVSVLWLIVFMPLALIGLLMTIETGRLWLARAEVEDALEAAVLAGVIEWGQHDENAPHSTLTARQVAADFASGNLVAGGPFSLQTNNLNHDPRGGNCNQNGSSGGMLVFGAITQVQPTVVFDANADPHNPDYFYAVLARSAHPIASQYGIGGFSLGPYTIRAESVAMIDDEGRARIVRIDSIASP; encoded by the coding sequence ATGTCGATCGCCACCACTCAACGCCAACCTTTCGCCCGCCGCTCGCGACGTGGCGTCTCGGTCTTGTGGCTGATCGTCTTCATGCCGCTGGCGCTGATCGGACTCCTGATGACGATCGAAACGGGCCGCCTGTGGCTGGCTCGGGCCGAGGTGGAAGACGCCCTGGAAGCGGCCGTATTAGCAGGCGTGATCGAATGGGGCCAGCATGACGAGAACGCCCCTCACTCAACGCTCACCGCGCGCCAAGTCGCTGCAGACTTTGCCAGCGGAAACCTGGTGGCTGGCGGCCCCTTTTCGCTGCAAACGAACAACCTGAACCATGACCCACGCGGCGGCAATTGCAATCAAAATGGTTCGAGCGGAGGCATGCTGGTTTTTGGGGCGATTACCCAAGTCCAGCCGACGGTCGTCTTTGACGCCAATGCCGATCCTCACAATCCGGACTATTTCTATGCGGTGCTGGCTCGTTCGGCGCATCCAATCGCCAGCCAATATGGAATTGGCGGATTCTCGCTGGGCCCTTATACGATTCGCGCTGAAAGCGTGGCGATGATTGACGACGAGGGCCGGGCTCGCATTGTGCGCATCGATTCGATCGCCTCTCCCTAG
- a CDS encoding TadE/TadG family type IV pilus assembly protein has protein sequence MLELILTLPILLILLLAIIEFYLLYANLPRLEAASRAGALTASRISLPSGGSPPSNVIAAVDRQLETLNLPGRQIILLHDTQSGVTKLADGTSYPAPTDLMDHLPTTRNYVRVAVQTPMTGLTPNLLQSLGMDISGRIVSQTTTLRHLDMQLNPPQNPGSP, from the coding sequence GTGTTGGAGCTGATCCTGACGCTGCCAATATTACTAATCCTGCTACTAGCGATCATCGAGTTCTATCTGCTATACGCCAATCTGCCTCGTCTGGAGGCGGCAAGTCGAGCTGGGGCGCTCACCGCATCCCGAATCTCGTTGCCCAGCGGCGGCAGTCCTCCCAGTAACGTGATCGCAGCGGTCGACCGGCAACTAGAGACGCTGAATTTGCCGGGCCGGCAAATCATTCTGCTCCACGATACGCAGAGCGGGGTTACGAAGTTGGCGGACGGAACCAGCTATCCAGCCCCAACGGACCTGATGGACCACCTGCCGACGACCCGAAATTACGTCCGCGTCGCCGTCCAGACTCCCATGACCGGGCTGACTCCGAACCTGCTGCAATCGCTGGGGATGGATATCAGCGGGCGGATCGTGTCGCAGACGACGACGCTGCGTCACCTCGACATGCAGCTCAACCCGCCGCAAAACCCGGGCAGTCCGTAA